One window from the genome of Archaeoglobus neptunius encodes:
- a CDS encoding poly(R)-hydroxyalkanoic acid synthase subunit PhaE: protein MIQDHDYFMNPLPKESLELIKRNMKIRDVLKKIYADYRSNLKPNPKDFETIFNEIFRYFFRPLETAILGTMQMILLLPTRKNMRLFEIYGDTLHAYEELLKSIKDHLELTMKAYEVFFAEPIKNVKDFMVDNELELHEFEIYRLVADYPYTITNRAIMHISKSFDSWERFSEAYFLFKGLMKETYMRAVSDFITAMKDGVFENYSDFANEFYSIAASHFDLLLKSDEYLEVQREMNSSLMDHIFHFRRFAEEVLENNPASPFATLNQIDEAYRRISDLRRKILELERRLETGP from the coding sequence ATGATTCAAGACCACGATTATTTCATGAACCCCTTGCCCAAAGAGTCCCTGGAGCTGATCAAGAGAAACATGAAAATAAGAGATGTTTTAAAAAAGATCTATGCAGATTACAGATCCAATCTGAAGCCCAATCCCAAAGATTTTGAGACAATTTTCAACGAGATATTCAGGTACTTCTTCCGACCGCTTGAAACTGCAATTTTGGGGACAATGCAGATGATACTTCTGCTGCCAACAAGGAAAAACATGAGGCTGTTTGAAATATACGGTGATACCCTCCATGCATACGAGGAGCTTTTAAAATCGATAAAAGACCATCTGGAACTGACAATGAAAGCTTACGAAGTGTTTTTTGCGGAACCAATCAAAAATGTGAAAGACTTCATGGTGGATAACGAGCTGGAACTGCACGAGTTTGAAATATACAGACTTGTTGCTGATTATCCATACACCATAACTAACAGGGCAATCATGCATATCTCAAAATCCTTCGATTCGTGGGAGAGATTCTCCGAAGCCTATTTTCTGTTCAAGGGCCTGATGAAGGAGACGTACATGAGAGCCGTGAGTGATTTCATTACTGCCATGAAAGATGGGGTGTTTGAAAATTATTCAGATTTTGCAAATGAATTCTACAGCATTGCTGCGTCACATTTCGACCTGCTGCTGAAATCTGATGAATACCTGGAGGTCCAGAGAGAGATGAACTCAAGTTTAATGGATCACATTTTCCACTTCAGAAGATTTGCCGAAGAAGTCTTGGAAAACAATCCCGCAAGTCCTTTTGCCACACTGAACCAGATCGACGAAGCTTACAGAAGGATATCCGATCTGAGAAGGAAGATTCTCGAACTTGAGAGAAGGCTTGAAACCGGACCCTGA
- a CDS encoding alpha/beta fold hydrolase: MLQLPEIKPGTCEYELEIEDWLFKLAHFKSKPRYRVPILICYAFINRPYILDLNREVSVISRMLDAGLDVWLIDWGYPSRADRFLELSDYLDFIETCIEHITGKKGVESITLHGYCLGSTLAVIYSSIFPEKIKNLVLQAPAVDFYTTNTLAQWARTIEPEKIARALGNATGDLLNLSFLLVDPIRLVVGKYQSLLDNSENTDFLRTFLYMDCWIFDSPAVPGNVYVEYITRWYHRNEVIEGLFEYRNRKVDINNLTMPTLIIAGQKDHITPPESASSFFERIPSKDKKLILSDRGHIGLTVSKSSHRKIWPEVIRWIVERSR, encoded by the coding sequence TTGCTCCAGCTTCCCGAAATCAAACCGGGAACGTGCGAATATGAACTTGAAATAGAAGACTGGCTGTTCAAACTTGCCCATTTTAAATCAAAACCTCGATACAGGGTGCCGATCCTTATTTGCTACGCCTTCATAAACCGCCCCTACATTCTTGACCTCAACAGGGAGGTCAGTGTAATAAGCAGAATGCTCGACGCTGGTCTCGATGTATGGCTGATAGACTGGGGATATCCCTCAAGGGCAGACAGGTTTTTGGAGCTTTCTGACTATCTGGATTTCATCGAAACCTGTATCGAACACATTACCGGAAAAAAAGGGGTCGAGAGTATAACCCTTCATGGATACTGCCTCGGTTCGACGTTGGCCGTCATATACTCCTCCATATTCCCTGAAAAAATAAAAAATCTCGTCCTTCAGGCACCTGCAGTTGACTTCTACACCACAAACACCCTGGCCCAATGGGCCAGAACAATTGAACCCGAAAAGATAGCCAGAGCTCTGGGAAACGCCACAGGAGATTTGCTGAATCTGTCATTCTTACTTGTTGATCCAATAAGACTGGTGGTCGGAAAATACCAGTCTCTTTTAGACAATTCCGAGAACACCGATTTCTTGAGAACGTTTCTTTATATGGACTGCTGGATCTTCGATTCACCGGCAGTTCCCGGCAACGTCTACGTGGAATACATAACCCGATGGTACCACAGAAACGAGGTGATTGAGGGGTTGTTCGAATACAGAAACAGAAAGGTTGATATCAACAATCTGACCATGCCCACGTTGATCATCGCAGGGCAGAAGGATCACATAACACCCCCCGAATCGGCAAGCTCCTTTTTTGAAAGAATACCATCAAAGGACAAGAAACTGATTCTATCGGACAGGGGTCACATCGGACTGACGGTAAGCAAAAGCTCTCACAGAAAGATCTGGCCAGAAGTTATAAGATGGATTGTGGAAAGATCCCGCTAG
- a CDS encoding PUA domain-containing protein produces the protein MRRRRLRKKEARRVVSEVRETAGVEVAGDMDEIDFGNIKIILVDNEPVLLEYDGKYYVSVYGAIKLKPERYRVTVDEGALKFVMNGADVMKPGIVFADERISEGDFVYVTVEGKESPIAVGVALCDGKEMVGGKGKAVKNIHHLKDKIWRYFFG, from the coding sequence ATGCGACGAAGGAGGCTGAGGAAAAAGGAGGCCAGGAGAGTTGTTTCCGAGGTTAGAGAGACTGCAGGAGTTGAGGTCGCAGGCGACATGGATGAGATCGATTTCGGTAACATCAAGATAATCCTGGTGGATAATGAGCCCGTTCTGCTTGAATACGATGGAAAATACTATGTTTCTGTCTATGGAGCCATCAAACTCAAACCTGAGAGATACAGAGTGACCGTAGATGAGGGTGCGCTTAAATTCGTGATGAATGGTGCCGATGTTATGAAACCCGGAATTGTCTTCGCAGATGAAAGGATTAGCGAAGGGGACTTTGTCTACGTCACCGTTGAGGGAAAGGAGAGTCCAATTGCCGTGGGAGTTGCCCTGTGCGATGGAAAAGAAATGGTCGGTGGAAAGGGCAAGGCCGTGAAGAACATTCACCACCTGAAGGATAAAATCTGGAGATATTTCTTTGGGTAA
- a CDS encoding Lrp/AsnC ligand binding domain-containing protein gives MALGFVLIKVSPGKERRVYDTIARLEEVEELYPLFGEYDLIAKIVVRDFEELSDVVVNKIRSADGVIETKTLTGAKF, from the coding sequence ATGGCTCTTGGATTCGTCCTAATAAAGGTCTCACCGGGAAAAGAAAGAAGAGTTTACGATACCATTGCCAGACTTGAGGAGGTTGAAGAACTCTATCCTTTGTTCGGGGAATACGACCTGATAGCCAAGATAGTCGTTAGAGATTTCGAGGAGCTGAGCGATGTTGTTGTGAACAAGATAAGATCAGCCGATGGTGTCATTGAAACGAAAACACTGACAGGGGCGAAATTCTGA
- a CDS encoding DUF5612 domain-containing protein: protein MLKGLRIIADNRIGVLRDLTAVIAEEGGNITFAQTFLIKHGEHAGKALIYFEIDGGNFGNIVEKVRKFDYIIEVEEEEPFERVFGKRIIILGGGALVSQVAIGAISEADRHNLRGERISVDTMPVVGEEEIAEAVKAVSRLHRAEVLVLAGGIMGGKITEEVKKLRKSGIRVISLNMFGSVPHVSDVVISDPVMAGTIAVMHISEKAKFDIDRVKGRRI, encoded by the coding sequence ATGTTAAAAGGGCTGAGAATTATAGCCGATAACAGAATTGGGGTACTCAGGGATCTGACGGCAGTTATAGCAGAGGAAGGGGGAAATATCACCTTTGCCCAGACTTTCCTGATTAAACATGGAGAACATGCCGGAAAGGCCCTGATCTACTTCGAAATTGACGGTGGTAATTTTGGAAATATCGTCGAAAAGGTCAGGAAGTTTGATTACATAATAGAGGTTGAGGAAGAGGAACCGTTTGAAAGGGTATTCGGCAAGAGGATAATCATCCTCGGTGGTGGGGCTTTGGTTTCGCAGGTTGCCATTGGTGCGATAAGCGAGGCTGACAGACACAACTTACGGGGAGAGAGGATCAGTGTAGACACCATGCCTGTTGTGGGTGAAGAGGAAATAGCAGAGGCTGTAAAGGCCGTCTCCAGACTTCACAGGGCCGAAGTTCTCGTACTCGCCGGTGGAATAATGGGGGGCAAGATTACTGAGGAGGTAAAGAAGTTGAGAAAAAGTGGAATAAGGGTGATTTCGCTGAACATGTTTGGCAGTGTTCCCCATGTGAGTGATGTCGTCATCAGCGACCCTGTGATGGCCGGTACCATAGCAGTTATGCACATAAGCGAGAAGGCAAAGTTTGACATTGACAGGGTGAAGGGGAGGCGGATTTAA
- a CDS encoding FecCD family ABC transporter permease, with product MRFTTTILLLLGLNFAVILLALSVGSAGYDYLFRIISGSADDTAVKIVFEYRLPRLLLAMVAGAALSSSGCAMQALFRNPLAEPYVLGVASGASVGAALSVALGIEGIYSRMGLAFSIALLTAYIVYMIGSASRFRDQTYAILLAGVAMASFFSGVTSLLIYFSTQNMHKVIFWLMGSFSNPFMEEVLFALPVTIAGVIYLIVTSWNLNALLLGDEHASAVGINVERYRRSLIAVVALLTSATVAVSGVIGFVGIIIPHTMRILVGEEHQKLLPSTVLLSTAFMPAIDIITRISTNGELPVGAITAMLGGPFFLYLLLRGSV from the coding sequence GTGAGATTCACGACAACGATCCTTCTGCTCCTGGGCCTCAACTTTGCCGTCATACTGCTAGCCCTGAGTGTGGGCAGCGCCGGTTATGATTATCTTTTCAGAATTATTAGCGGCAGCGCTGACGATACCGCAGTAAAGATAGTCTTCGAATACAGATTGCCCAGACTGCTGCTCGCAATGGTTGCCGGAGCGGCACTGTCATCATCCGGATGCGCAATGCAGGCCCTTTTCAGGAACCCTCTGGCAGAACCGTACGTACTGGGTGTGGCAAGCGGTGCAAGCGTCGGAGCTGCACTGTCCGTGGCTCTCGGCATTGAGGGAATCTATTCGAGAATGGGGCTCGCATTTTCCATAGCTCTACTAACCGCATACATCGTTTACATGATCGGCTCAGCATCCAGATTCAGAGACCAGACTTACGCCATACTCCTTGCCGGAGTGGCCATGGCAAGCTTTTTCTCAGGAGTGACGTCGCTGCTCATTTACTTTTCCACTCAAAACATGCATAAGGTAATATTCTGGCTGATGGGTAGCTTCTCCAATCCATTCATGGAGGAAGTGCTGTTTGCCCTGCCAGTTACAATCGCCGGCGTCATATACCTGATCGTAACGTCCTGGAACCTGAATGCACTGCTACTGGGAGATGAACATGCCAGTGCAGTTGGAATTAACGTCGAGAGATACAGAAGGTCACTAATTGCGGTGGTTGCTCTGCTCACCTCAGCAACTGTAGCCGTGAGCGGAGTGATAGGTTTTGTGGGAATTATAATTCCACACACCATGAGGATTCTGGTCGGAGAGGAGCACCAGAAGCTACTTCCATCAACAGTACTTCTATCAACAGCATTCATGCCTGCAATAGACATAATAACAAGGATCTCAACAAACGGCGAGCTTCCTGTGGGAGCAATTACAGCAATGCTCGGAGGTCCTTTCTTCCTCTACCTGCTGTTAAGGGGATCAGTATGA
- a CDS encoding ABC transporter ATP-binding protein: MKLVVKGVSVRLGSKEVLKDVTFEVKEGELVALLGPNGSGKSTILRTIFGLLKPLKGVVMFDGKWIENMEETAKKLGYLPQDTPITNLRVMEVVLLGRTPYMKGLKKPGEDDRRIALKALRDVGMENMADRSFSELSGGERQKVMLARVFAQEPQIMLLDEPTAHLDIAAQIEIMEIIRNKVDNGMAAIVAIHDINLASSFATRILMVKDGKIVHAGKSVDVITEESIKYVFGADVSVKRYGRGVYIVPKFRRPEGTGRVHVICGGGSGINILHILREEGFAVSAGVINVLDTDWEIASELGEVVDEAPFSQISDFSHDRNLKMIEKSDVVVLSNLSVGWGNFKNLLAALHAANMGKLVVVNETPFSERNFAGREAEKIYEKILKKAVIVRNEGEMLNAIRKLLDR; the protein is encoded by the coding sequence ATGAAGCTTGTAGTTAAAGGAGTTTCGGTAAGGCTCGGAAGCAAGGAGGTGTTGAAAGACGTAACTTTTGAAGTAAAGGAGGGGGAGCTTGTAGCCTTACTGGGTCCGAACGGCAGTGGAAAGTCGACAATTCTCAGAACGATATTCGGTTTGCTCAAACCACTCAAGGGAGTTGTGATGTTTGATGGAAAATGGATTGAAAATATGGAAGAAACAGCCAAGAAACTGGGATATCTTCCCCAGGATACACCTATTACCAACTTAAGAGTTATGGAAGTTGTTCTGCTCGGAAGGACGCCGTACATGAAAGGTCTGAAGAAGCCGGGTGAGGATGACCGTCGTATAGCGTTAAAGGCTCTAAGAGATGTCGGGATGGAGAATATGGCAGACAGATCTTTCTCGGAACTTAGTGGAGGAGAGAGGCAGAAAGTCATGCTCGCAAGAGTTTTTGCCCAGGAACCACAGATAATGCTGCTCGACGAGCCAACAGCCCATCTCGATATTGCTGCACAGATTGAGATAATGGAGATTATCAGAAATAAGGTTGATAATGGAATGGCAGCGATAGTTGCAATTCACGACATTAATCTCGCATCCTCCTTTGCAACCCGTATTTTAATGGTTAAAGACGGCAAGATCGTTCATGCAGGTAAATCCGTGGATGTCATCACCGAAGAGAGTATAAAGTATGTTTTCGGAGCAGATGTGAGTGTAAAAAGATACGGTCGAGGAGTGTACATCGTACCGAAATTCAGGAGGCCAGAGGGGACGGGGAGAGTTCATGTCATATGCGGTGGAGGAAGCGGAATAAACATACTCCACATTTTGAGAGAGGAAGGATTCGCTGTGTCTGCCGGTGTGATCAATGTTCTTGACACAGACTGGGAGATTGCTTCAGAACTTGGGGAGGTTGTAGACGAGGCACCATTTTCCCAGATAAGCGATTTCTCCCATGACCGAAATCTTAAAATGATTGAAAAAAGCGATGTCGTAGTTCTCTCAAACCTGAGTGTCGGATGGGGAAATTTCAAGAACCTGCTGGCTGCACTGCATGCTGCAAACATGGGCAAGCTGGTTGTGGTCAACGAAACCCCATTTAGCGAGCGAAACTTCGCTGGACGTGAGGCAGAAAAAATCTACGAAAAGATTCTGAAAAAGGCAGTTATTGTTAGAAATGAAGGTGAGATGCTGAATGCCATACGAAAATTACTGGACCGATAG
- a CDS encoding adenosylcobinamide amidohydrolase → MPYENYWTDSRTLIVSGDFFGVSTGLLGGWGRVKHAFNHTVGEEFYSSDPVEYLRKTAKSYNLRSYFGLLTSVPMDKLSITGYDRVTVFTTAGVKNPNERIGTINIIAVFECRLSRAAMLNAIITATEAKTKALLESGCNFTGTSTDAVVILSTQRGKYYKFAGPGSDVGAMLWKCVIDTVKESLAKW, encoded by the coding sequence ATGCCATACGAAAATTACTGGACCGATAGCAGAACGCTCATAGTATCGGGAGACTTTTTTGGAGTTAGTACGGGCTTGCTCGGCGGGTGGGGGAGGGTGAAACATGCGTTTAACCACACCGTTGGCGAAGAGTTTTACAGCTCCGACCCAGTTGAATACCTGCGGAAGACTGCAAAATCCTACAATCTCAGATCTTATTTTGGTCTGCTGACCTCCGTTCCGATGGATAAGCTAAGCATCACGGGTTACGACAGGGTCACCGTTTTCACAACTGCTGGAGTTAAAAATCCCAACGAAAGAATTGGGACGATCAACATAATAGCAGTTTTTGAGTGCAGACTGAGCAGAGCAGCGATGTTAAATGCGATAATAACGGCCACTGAAGCAAAAACAAAAGCACTTCTGGAATCTGGATGCAACTTTACCGGTACCAGCACAGATGCTGTTGTTATCCTTAGCACCCAGAGGGGAAAGTACTACAAATTTGCCGGTCCCGGCAGCGATGTGGGTGCTATGCTGTGGAAATGCGTGATCGACACCGTTAAGGAAAGCCTAGCAAAATGGTAG
- a CDS encoding outer membrane protein assembly factor BamB family protein codes for MRKIILILMLFVLTVCLAQASTFHGDDQRTGNFTASVEVLPSLNWTAELTGLVDSSPVYYNGHIYVTNWYGWGTWQPGLYSLNATTGAVEWKNDSITGASSVAVFGDKLVVGSLSGTLYYVNITSGKIVKSVKLESSPSWWGIASSPLVYNGSVYVTTFSNGTLWKLDADGNVLWHYTSGGEITPYSSPSAYNGLIFFAGNESGKHVLIAINESGDIQWKFPVDGKITNSPSVGDGKVFIATKSKLYAINFDESEAWNVSFNGTISTAAIAYGNIYIGSSDGKLYCFDSNTGNKKWEFDAGGKIDSSPAVANGVVYFATNTPHGTLYAVNAFTGELLWYYRLTPPSGSYYNIMSSPFIANNRLFIGADSGYVYCFKSGVVEVNVTLYPGKYTERAGTGSYEVNSTSALAALHYASLGGISDGAEIGFNYSINDSSYTQDGSLNVSAIMGLQNDGLKWRYWVNDVSPAVSPNKYELSNGDTIYYIFGTDTPPNAQIMLKINAKVMPAGVNAITVSNGARGGNITSWVNVTSTTSGWFVIVVSGTNDNGEAIAGISTVRLNANEETRVPVLIHVPQLAETGTYTLYAGVYRFEDYPNNPLVISSPVSSEVS; via the coding sequence ATGAGAAAAATAATATTGATATTAATGCTGTTTGTTCTGACGGTTTGTCTGGCTCAAGCCAGTACTTTTCACGGAGATGACCAGAGAACCGGAAACTTTACTGCCAGTGTCGAGGTGTTACCGTCCCTTAACTGGACAGCTGAGTTGACGGGTCTGGTGGACTCCTCACCCGTTTACTACAATGGCCACATTTACGTCACCAACTGGTACGGCTGGGGAACATGGCAGCCGGGATTGTACTCGCTCAACGCCACTACAGGGGCGGTGGAATGGAAAAATGATTCAATCACAGGTGCATCATCTGTTGCAGTTTTTGGGGACAAGCTCGTTGTTGGGAGCCTCTCAGGAACCCTGTACTACGTCAACATCACCAGTGGGAAAATAGTCAAATCCGTGAAGCTCGAATCCTCGCCATCATGGTGGGGTATAGCCTCCTCCCCACTGGTCTACAATGGATCGGTATACGTTACAACTTTCTCAAATGGAACTTTGTGGAAACTGGATGCAGACGGAAATGTCCTTTGGCATTACACCTCGGGCGGTGAGATCACACCTTACTCCTCTCCATCAGCATACAACGGGCTGATATTTTTTGCAGGTAATGAAAGCGGGAAGCACGTTCTGATTGCCATAAATGAGAGCGGCGATATTCAATGGAAGTTTCCGGTTGATGGCAAGATAACAAACAGCCCGTCAGTTGGAGATGGTAAGGTATTCATCGCAACAAAAAGCAAACTTTACGCCATAAATTTTGACGAAAGTGAAGCATGGAATGTTTCGTTCAATGGTACAATATCTACAGCGGCAATTGCATATGGTAACATATACATAGGATCTTCTGATGGCAAGCTATACTGCTTTGATTCAAACACTGGAAACAAAAAATGGGAATTTGACGCCGGAGGGAAGATTGATTCCTCTCCTGCAGTTGCAAACGGCGTTGTCTACTTCGCAACAAATACCCCACATGGTACTCTCTACGCAGTTAACGCATTCACCGGAGAACTGCTCTGGTACTACCGCCTGACTCCCCCTTCCGGAAGCTATTACAACATCATGTCTTCGCCTTTCATCGCCAACAACAGACTCTTCATAGGTGCTGACAGCGGATACGTTTACTGCTTCAAATCAGGTGTTGTGGAGGTAAACGTTACCCTGTACCCCGGCAAGTATACGGAGAGAGCGGGAACAGGCAGTTACGAGGTCAACAGCACATCAGCCCTTGCGGCACTGCACTACGCTAGTCTTGGAGGAATTTCAGATGGGGCGGAAATCGGATTTAACTATTCCATCAATGATAGTTCTTACACTCAGGACGGCTCTCTGAATGTTTCAGCAATAATGGGCTTGCAGAACGACGGACTCAAATGGAGGTACTGGGTCAACGATGTCTCTCCTGCAGTGTCCCCCAACAAATACGAACTTTCCAACGGCGACACGATATACTACATTTTTGGAACAGACACACCACCGAACGCTCAGATCATGCTGAAGATAAACGCAAAGGTTATGCCGGCTGGTGTAAACGCCATTACAGTTTCAAACGGTGCTAGGGGTGGAAACATAACCTCCTGGGTTAATGTAACCTCCACTACAAGCGGCTGGTTTGTAATTGTTGTTAGCGGTACAAACGATAACGGAGAGGCGATAGCAGGTATTTCAACAGTCAGACTGAATGCAAATGAGGAGACGCGGGTACCCGTGCTGATACACGTCCCCCAGCTTGCAGAAACCGGGACATACACACTTTATGCAGGAGTTTACAGATTCGAGGATTACCCGAACAACCCGCTGGTTATCAGCAGCCCGGTTAGCTCCGAGGTGAGCTGA
- a CDS encoding PKD domain-containing protein — MRWSLILLFLVFLLPHASALTLTVSGGCLNNQVTVTTDEKATIIFRMNGGTPVFSESSPDSPAYYIPRITGNLNITAISDGDSTTKILTISSCQSSGGGGGKAVTVQQNVLPYGTFEVLGKEVEWRTAYGALKKASEIMGFSVTPELTDWGIFVKCIKDLCRGDIGETSGWMYWVDYPDKPMPGVAATDYRIYPGDEIVWYFSRSMSDSPESSPYRIYISIGDNYDISVSMVWPSKVPPVADFTYSPSNPIAGEEVIFNASNSVDDGQITDYIWNFGDGKGARGVTVTHVYTNPGSYKVTLTVYDNDGLSDTITKEINVSQPGIFVNTTNQTIVIQPGKVKIVLSDNVTENLSITGLTLESENAARVTISKAHAPPGIIYGTFYRCFEIKANESLKARIDFRVPKDAAEGRNVVLMKYNGSWFELPTKKTGEDSDYIYYSAETRSFSVFAITIKWNDFPLNSSNVSIQKALKWLRSIQNSDGGFANPGENSSVAKTAWAIMAIVAAHQDPHKWTKNGKSPIDFMRERLKKEVDTMGTEDYARTILALVYAGENPKNFAGIDLVGKLKSSIKDNGQIGDFVYKTIWGILALTSVGENVSKSAEWLKAQQNPDGGFSWKVGGKSDFDDTAAAIEALIAAGEPKDSECIIKALKYLKEGQNDDGGMRYFGSSASNAASDAWTIQALVAAGVNPAEWKKNNISVVDHLLKLQTEEGYFRYTEYQTSNPGYMTVNAIMALLGKPHPIRINASIATTTAPTPTVTTTAPETTQTPTVKTTTQAVQTVTTETKPTPGFSVISAIMAIAAITAFGAIGGRKR, encoded by the coding sequence ATGCGCTGGAGCCTGATCTTACTATTTCTGGTTTTTCTCCTGCCACATGCATCGGCCCTCACACTTACCGTTAGCGGTGGATGTCTCAACAATCAGGTCACAGTTACAACAGATGAGAAGGCCACGATAATATTCAGAATGAATGGAGGAACTCCAGTTTTTTCAGAATCATCCCCTGACAGTCCAGCGTACTACATTCCCAGAATCACCGGAAATCTCAACATCACCGCCATTTCGGACGGCGATAGTACCACCAAAATTCTGACGATCTCATCATGCCAGAGCAGTGGAGGTGGAGGGGGAAAAGCTGTCACAGTTCAGCAGAACGTCCTACCCTATGGAACGTTTGAAGTTCTCGGCAAGGAAGTTGAGTGGAGAACTGCATATGGAGCACTTAAGAAGGCATCCGAAATCATGGGATTTTCGGTAACTCCCGAACTTACAGACTGGGGGATTTTTGTAAAATGCATTAAAGATCTTTGCAGGGGTGACATTGGTGAGACTTCTGGATGGATGTACTGGGTTGACTATCCGGATAAACCCATGCCCGGCGTTGCGGCAACTGACTACAGGATCTATCCGGGAGATGAGATTGTATGGTACTTTTCCCGCAGCATGAGTGACAGTCCGGAGAGCTCGCCCTACAGAATTTACATCAGCATAGGAGATAATTACGACATCAGCGTGAGTATGGTGTGGCCCTCAAAGGTACCTCCAGTAGCCGATTTTACCTACTCCCCATCCAATCCAATTGCTGGTGAGGAGGTTATCTTCAACGCATCAAACTCCGTGGATGACGGGCAGATTACGGACTACATCTGGAATTTTGGAGACGGCAAAGGTGCCAGAGGTGTAACTGTAACGCACGTCTACACCAACCCCGGCAGTTACAAAGTTACGCTGACTGTTTACGACAACGATGGTCTTTCAGACACCATAACCAAGGAGATAAACGTCAGTCAGCCCGGCATATTCGTCAATACAACAAATCAGACCATAGTCATTCAGCCGGGTAAAGTGAAGATTGTGCTCTCAGACAATGTTACCGAAAACCTGTCCATTACCGGTCTCACTCTTGAATCGGAGAATGCTGCCAGGGTCACCATATCCAAAGCCCATGCACCTCCCGGAATTATATACGGTACATTTTACAGGTGTTTCGAGATAAAAGCAAATGAGTCGCTCAAAGCCAGGATCGATTTCAGAGTGCCGAAAGACGCTGCCGAAGGCAGGAATGTTGTACTCATGAAGTACAACGGAAGCTGGTTCGAACTTCCCACCAAGAAAACGGGCGAGGACAGTGATTACATCTACTACTCTGCTGAAACCCGATCATTCAGCGTGTTCGCCATAACCATCAAATGGAATGACTTTCCCCTGAACTCAAGCAATGTAAGCATTCAGAAAGCATTGAAGTGGCTCAGGTCAATTCAGAACAGCGATGGAGGGTTTGCCAATCCTGGAGAGAACAGCAGCGTTGCAAAAACAGCATGGGCCATCATGGCTATAGTTGCGGCCCATCAGGACCCACACAAGTGGACAAAAAACGGTAAAAGCCCAATTGACTTCATGAGGGAGAGACTGAAAAAGGAAGTGGACACCATGGGTACAGAGGACTACGCCAGAACGATACTGGCTCTTGTCTATGCAGGCGAGAATCCGAAAAACTTTGCTGGAATTGATCTTGTAGGCAAATTGAAGTCCAGCATCAAGGATAACGGACAGATAGGAGACTTCGTATACAAAACAATCTGGGGAATACTCGCACTCACATCAGTTGGTGAGAATGTTTCCAAATCCGCAGAATGGCTGAAAGCGCAGCAAAATCCGGACGGCGGATTTTCATGGAAGGTTGGTGGAAAGAGTGATTTTGACGACACGGCTGCTGCAATAGAGGCATTAATCGCTGCAGGAGAGCCAAAGGATTCAGAATGTATCATCAAAGCTCTGAAATATCTGAAAGAAGGGCAGAACGATGATGGTGGGATGAGATACTTCGGAAGCTCTGCCAGTAATGCGGCAAGTGATGCATGGACAATACAGGCGCTTGTTGCTGCCGGTGTCAATCCCGCAGAATGGAAGAAAAACAACATCAGCGTAGTTGATCACCTGCTGAAACTCCAAACAGAGGAGGGATACTTCAGATACACCGAGTATCAAACTTCAAACCCCGGCTACATGACGGTCAATGCCATTATGGCTCTGCTTGGAAAGCCACATCCCATAAGGATTAACGCCTCAATTGCCACGACTACAGCACCCACACCAACCGTGACCACCACAGCTCCAGAGACAACCCAAACTCCAACGGTAAAGACGACCACCCAGGCCGTTCAAACCGTGACAACTGAAACCAAACCCACTCCCGGATTCTCCGTAATATCTGCCATAATGGCGATAGCTGCAATTACAGCGTTTGGAGCGATTGGGGGTAGAAAAAGATGA